In the genome of Dryobates pubescens isolate bDryPub1 chromosome 18, bDryPub1.pri, whole genome shotgun sequence, one region contains:
- the CNGA2 gene encoding cyclic nucleotide-gated olfactory channel, with protein sequence MTAKSNGLQSSPANHHPCPPTRARVDSDLEGTGLSTRRTCSTQDDTSSELQRGAPLDGGEQLAAPAFQGRQALARIVRLVLVLRDWASKSLHEEQQRPDPFLERFQGPELQAVSVDADNDLEDEENKEKPKKRKWQTFVVDPAGDWYYRWLAVVTVPVLYNWCLLVARACFSDLQKVYIVLWLVLDYISDTVYIGDIVIRLHTGFLEQGLLVKDLKKLRDNYIYTLQFKLDVLSILPTDLAYLAVGLQRPELRFNRLLRFSRMFEFFDRTETRTSHPNIFRISNLVLYILIIIHWNACIYYAISKAIGFGTDTWVYPNVTDPQYGYLSREYVYCLYWSTLTLTTIGETPPPVRDEEYLFVIFDFLIGVLIFATIVGNVGSMISNMNATRAEFQAKIDAIKHYMQFRKVSKEMETKVIKWFDYLWTNKKAVDEREVLKNLPDKLRAEIAINVHLETLKKVRIFQDCEAGLLVELVLKLRPQVFSPGDYVCRKGDIGKEMYIIKEGKLAVVADDGTTQYALLTAGGCFGEISILNIRGSKMGNRRTANIRSLGYSDLFCLSKEDLMEAVTEYPDAKKVLEERGREILIKEGLLDESAAEASMEGKSVEERLDRLALNLDTLHTRLGRLLTEYNDAQMKLKQRITVLESKMRQQDLEDFFSDSSDSLLEDEEKALPSGT encoded by the exons ATGACAGCCAAGAGTAATGGTCTGCAGAGCTCACCAGCCAACCACCACCCCTGCCCACCCACCCGAGCTCGAGTGGACAGTGACTTGGAGGGgacagggctcagcaccaggag GACCTGCTCAACCCAGGATGacacctcctcagagctgcagagaggagctcCCCTGgatggtggggagcagctggctgctcctgctttcCAAGGCAGGCAAGCCTTGGCCAG GATAGTccggctggtgctggtgctgagggactgggCCAGCAAGAGCTTGCAcgaggagcagcaaaggccaGACCCCTTCCTCGAGCGCTTCCAGGGCCCCGAGCTCCAGGCAGTGTCTGTAGATGCTGACAATGATCTAGAGGACGAGGAGAACAAGGAGAAACCCAAAAA gaGGAAATGGCAGACCTTTGTGGTGGACCCTGCAGGGGATTGGTATTACCGCTGGCTGGCTGTCGTTACAGTTCCTGTCCTCTATAACTGGTGCCTGCTAGTAGCCAG GGCTTGCTTCAGTGACCTGCAGAAGGTCTACATTGTCCTTTGGCTGGTGCTAGACTACATCTCAGACACAGTCTACATTGGGGACATAGTGATCCGCCTGCACACAG GTTTCTTGGAGCAGGGTCTCCTGGTCAAGGACCTGAAGAAGTTACGGGACAACTACATCTACACCTTACAGTTCAAGCTGGATGTTCTTTCCATCCTGCCCACGGACCTGGCCTACTTGGCCGTGGGCCTGCAGCGCCCCGAGCTGCGTTTCAACAGGCTGCTGCGCTTCTCCCGCATGTTCGAGTTCTTCGACAGGACTGAGACCCGAACCAGCCACCCCAACATCTTCCGCATCAGCAACCTGGTGCTTTACATCCTCATCATCATCCACTGGAATGCGTGCATCTATTATGCCATTTCCAAAGCCATAGGCTTCGGAACGGACACCTGGGTCTATCCCAACGTCACAGACCCCCAGTACGGCTATCTGTCCAGGGAATATGTCTACTGCCTCTACTGGTCCACGCTGACTTTGACTACCATCGGAGAGACTCCTCCCCCGGTGCGTGACGAGGAGTACCTCTTCGTGATCTTTGACTTCCTCATCGGTGTCCTCATCTTTGCCACCATCGTGGGGAACGTGGGCTCCATGATCTCCAACATGAATGCCACCAGGGCGGAGTTCCAGGCCAAGATCGATGCCATCAAACACTACATGCAGTTCCGCAAGGTGAGCAAGGAGATGGAAACCAAAGTCATCAAGTGGTTTGACTACCTGTGGACCAACAAGAAGGCAGTGGACGAAAGGGAAGTCCTCAAGAATCTTCCCGATAAGCTCAGGGCAGAGATTGCCATCAACGTCCACCTGGAGACGCTGAAGAAGGTTAGGATTTTCCAGGACTGTGAGGCAGGTctgctggtggagctggtgctgaagCTTCGCCCTCAGGTGTTCAGCCCAGGGGATTACGTGTGCCGGAAAGGAGACATCGGGAAAGAGATGTACATCATCAAGGAAGGGAAGCTGGCCGTGGTGGCTGATGATGGCACCACACAGTATGCTTTGCTCACGGCAGGAGGCTGCTTTGGTGAGATCAGCATCCTCAACATTAGAGGGAGCAAAATGGGCAACAGGCGCACTGCCAACATTCGCAGCTTGGGCTACTCTGATCTCTTCTGCCTGTCGAAGGAAGACCTCATGGAAGCGGTCACAGAGTATCCTGATGCCAAAAAGGTCTTGGAGGAGCGTGGCCGGGAGATCCTTATCAAGGAAGGGTTGCTGGATGAGTCGGCTGCAGAGGCAAGCATGGAAGGGAAGAGcgtggaggagaggctggacaggCTGGCCCTGAACCTGGACA